The genomic region GAGTTGCTCGGAATGACGGAACTGCGCCGCCGGGACGTCCCCGAGGGTAAGTATACTCTGGTCTTCGTCGGTTTCGCTCCGGAAGAAACCGGAGCTGCGGCCATCGAGCTGACCTACAATTACGGTACAGACAAGTATGAGTTGGGTAACGCCTTTGGTCATCTCGCCATCGGCGTACCGGATGTCGTCGCCACCTGCGCCAAGCTGCGGGCGGCCGGCGCGAAGATCACCCGCGAGCCCGGTCCGGTGAAGTTCGGCACGACCATGATCGCCTTCGTGGAAGATCCGGACGGATACAAGATCGAGCTGATCCAACGCGCCTGACGTGACCTGGCTTTCGACCGCGCGTGGCCTGCTGCCGGTGCGCCGCACGGTGCGCATCGGCGTGACCGGGCTTGCGCGCTCCGGCAAGACCGCCCTGCTGACCTCGCTGGCGGCCAACCTGCTGGCGGCCGGCGCCGGGGCGCCGACCTTGCCCCGGCTCACCACCCGGCTCGGGGGACGTTCCCTGCAGGTCAGTGTCTCCCCGGCCGATCCCGCGCTCGCGAGGGGGGATGATGCCGCGCCGCTGCCCCGCTTCAACGTGCCGGGGCATCTGGCCGCCCTGGCCGCCGACCCGCCGTCCTGGCCCGACCGCACCAGTTCGGTCAGCCTGCTCGCGCTCGACATCGACATCGGCCAGCCCCGCCTGTTCGCCGCCATGCCGCCGCAGCGGCTGCGCCTGGAAGTGCTCGACTATCCCGGCGAGTGGCTGCTCGACCTGCCGCTGCTCGGCCGCGATTTCCGCAGCTGGTCGGGCGAGGTGCTGGACCGTCTGGAATCGCAGCCGCAGGCGCATGCCTTCCTGGCCTTCCTGCGCAGCCTGCCGGACACGCCGCCGCCCGAGGAGCAGATCGTGCGGCAGGGCCACCGGCTCTACCGGGACCTGCTGAACCGGCTGCGCGCTGACGGGCTGTCGATGCTGCAGCCAGGGCGCTTCCTGATGCCCTCCCCCGGCCCCGAGCCGTCCTGGATGGCCTTCTTCCCCTGGTCGTCCCCCGGCGCGCTGGGCGACCTGCTGCAGTTCCGCTACGACGCCTATCGCGAGGCGATGCGCCGGGAACTGGTGACCCCCTCCTTCGGCCGGGTGGACCGCCTGGTGGTGCTCGCCGACCTGCTCTCGGCCCTGCACGCCGGGCCGGCGGCTTTTGCCGACGCCGCCGCCGCGCTGGACGCGGTCGCCCGCGCCCTGCAGCGGGGCGGATCGCTGCCGGATTGGCTGACCCACTTGCTGGGCTTCGGCATCGGCCGCGTCGCCTTCGCCGCCACCAAATCCGACCATGTCGCCGAACGCCAGCGCGGCAATCTCGCCGCCCTGGCCGC from Rhodovastum atsumiense harbors:
- a CDS encoding YcjX family protein produces the protein MTWLSTARGLLPVRRTVRIGVTGLARSGKTALLTSLAANLLAAGAGAPTLPRLTTRLGGRSLQVSVSPADPALARGDDAAPLPRFNVPGHLAALAADPPSWPDRTSSVSLLALDIDIGQPRLFAAMPPQRLRLEVLDYPGEWLLDLPLLGRDFRSWSGEVLDRLESQPQAHAFLAFLRSLPDTPPPEEQIVRQGHRLYRDLLNRLRADGLSMLQPGRFLMPSPGPEPSWMAFFPWSSPGALGDLLQFRYDAYREAMRRELVTPSFGRVDRLVVLADLLSALHAGPAAFADAAAALDAVARALQRGGSLPDWLTHLLGFGIGRVAFAATKSDHVAERQRGNLAALAASLTRAPLTRGADHPGGRVGAFAIASVRCTEDLVWALDGHPVSAVRGRVAGAARAGRSYPGEVPDRPPGPGFWEHPFLALPDFEPMRLPLAGRGGVPHLNLDALLNFLLDDLL
- the gloA gene encoding lactoylglutathione lyase, which codes for MGEKHSLLHTMIRVGDLERSVKFYTELLGMTELRRRDVPEGKYTLVFVGFAPEETGAAAIELTYNYGTDKYELGNAFGHLAIGVPDVVATCAKLRAAGAKITREPGPVKFGTTMIAFVEDPDGYKIELIQRA